Below is a window of Nocardioides sp. S-1144 DNA.
TCCTGATGCGCTTCGGCGCGCGCAACAACCGGGCCGAGCTGGTGGGCCTGCTCGCGGTGCTCGGCACCGGCTTCCTGCTGGTGCGCTCGGAGGCGGCCACCGTCGGTGAGGTCACCGCGGCGGCGCTGTTCTTCCACCGCCTCTTCAACCCCATCGGCGCGCTGATCTTCCTCTTCGACGAGGTGCAGTCGGCCGGGGCGTCGCTGACCCGGCTGGTCGGCGTCGTGCTGGTGCCGCGTGCGGCGGAGCCGGCCGAGACCGCCCTCGAGCCGGGGCCGCTCACCGTGCGCGGGCTCAGCCACTCCTACGTCGCCGACCACCCGGTGGTGCGCGACGTCGACCTCACCGTGGCGCCCGGGGAGCGGGTCGCGCTCGTCGGTGCCAGCGGCGCCGGCAAGACGACCCTCGGGGCCGTGGCGGCCGGCGTCCTCGACCCGACGCGCGGCGAGGTCCGGGTGTCCGGGACGCCGCTCGCCGAGATCGGGCGGACCCGGCTGCGTCGGTGCGTGGCGCTGGTCAGCCAGGAGGTGCACGACTTCTCCGCCACCCTGCGCGACGCCGTCCTGCTCGCCGACCCCGGCGCCGACGACGAGCAGGTCCGCGCCGCCCTGGAGACGGTGCTGGCGTGGGGCTGGGTCGCGGCCCTGCCCGACGGGCTCGACACGGTGGTCGGCGAGCACGGCCACGCCCTGACCCCCACCCAGTCGCAGCAGGTCGCGCTGGCCCGCGTGGCCCTCCTCGACCCGTGGTTCGTCGTCCTCGACGAGGCCACCGCCGAGGCCGGGTCGGCCGGTGCCCGCGAGCTGGAGACGGCCGCGCTCGCCGTCACCGAGGGCCGCGGGGCCCTCGTGATCGCGCACCGGCTCAGCCAGGCCGTGGTCGCCGACCGGGTGCTGGTGATGGACGACGGCCGCATCGTCGAGCAGGGCACCCACGAGGAGCTGGTCGCCGCCGGCGGCCGGTACGCCGACCTGTGGTCGGCGTGGTCGGGCTGAGCCCGCCTGCGCTCACACCCGCTTGATCAGCTCGACCGAGGCCTCGACCGGCTCGAAGCCCATCAGCTCGTTGATGGAGACCATGTGGTCGTTGGTCTCGGCGTTCTGGGTGACGATCCGGCGCATCTCGGGGTGCGCCTCCTGCACGGTGCGCAGGTTGGCCGCCTTGACGGCGAGGCCGAGGCGTCGGCCGCGGTGCTCGCGGTGCACGAAGGTGCCCCACTGGGAGGCGTCCGTGCGCCCGCCGGCCGGCGGGACCGAGATGGTCGACTGCGCCGCGACGGTGCCGTCGGGGGCGATCGCGACGGTCTCGTAGATCCGGCGTCCGGCCGCGACGAGCGAGCGCTGGTTCTCGCGGTACCGCTCGGGGGTGATCAGCTCCTCCTCCCACTCGGCCTCGCCTGTGGGCGCGTCGACCGCCAGCTGGCCCAGCAGCACGCACAGCGACGGGACGAGGTCGTCGGGCACCTCGTCGAGGTAGGTCTCGAGGCGGTAGCCGTCGTGGCGGGGGGCGGCCTGCCCGGCCCAGGCCTCCAGGTCGCGGGTGGGGACCGGCAGCCGGAGGTGGCGCACGACCTCGACGTTGGAGAGCGTGAAGCCCGCCGCCTCGGCGAAGCGTCGCGCGCGGTGGCTGGCGACCTCGTCGAAGGGCAGCTTCACCTCGGCGAGCAGCTCCGTGCGGCCCTCGGCGACCGCGAGCGCGCACACGGCGTCGAGCATCTCCCGTCCCAGCCCGCGCCCCTGGTCGGCGGGCTCGACGGCCACGCCGAGCCAGCACTTGTCGGTGTTGTCGAGCAGCGGCATGAAGAGCACGGCCACGGCGACCACCCGGCCGTCCTCGGTGCCGTCGAGGAGGACCGCCCTCTCACCCGGGTCGGGGAGCTGCCACACGGCCGCCATCTCCGGCCACGACCAGTGCGGCATGTCCTCGCGACCGACCAGCACCGCCCGCCGCTCGAGGTCGAAGCACGCGCGCAGGGCGAGGTCGCTGGTCACGTCGACGGGTGAGATCTGCACGGGTCGACGCTACGGCGCGACGGGCTCCTCGGTCACCGGGTTATCGGGCAGCCACAGCCGCAGCGCCGCGTCGTCGACGGCGAAGGACCGCACCGGACCGGGGGGAGTCTCGGCGGTCTCGAACCGGACCGTGACGACGCCGCGCCCCGACCCCCACACCCAGCCCCGGCCCATCTCGTCGTGGACGACGTCGAGGCCGGGTGCGTAGACGACCCGGCGGGTGCTCGGTGCCTCGGGCAGGTCGAGCGGCTCGGGCTCGTCCTCGGTCTCGCCGAACAGGTCGTCCTGGATCCAGTCGGCCAGGCCGGAGACCCCGACGCCGAGCAGCCGCACGCCGCCGGAGGTGTCGAGGTCGGTGAGCAGCCGGCGCGCCAGCCGGGCGACCACGGCGGTGCTGTCGGTCGGCTCGGGCAGCGTGGTGGAGCGGCCGAGCGTGGTGAAGTCGTGCAGGCGCACCTTGATGGTCACCGTGCGCCCGGCGAGCCCGTGCTTGCGCAGCCGCGTCGCGACCTCGCCGGCCTGCCGGGTGAGCAGGCCCTCCATCAGCCTGCGGTCGGTGAGGTCGGTCTCGTAGGTGCCCTCCGAGCTGACCGACTTGGCCTCGCGCTCGGCCACGACCGGCCGGTCGTCGCGGGCCCGGGCGAGGGAGTGCAGCCCGGCGCCGTGGGCCTTGCCGACCAGGCCGACCAGGTCGTCGAGGCCGGTCGCCTCGATGTCGGCGACGGTGAGGATCCCGGCCCGGCGCAGCCGCTCGGCCGTCGCCGGACCGACGCCGGGGATGACGGTCGCGCTCATCGGGCGCAG
It encodes the following:
- a CDS encoding ABC transporter ATP-binding protein, translating into MILPIAPARESWRVSRGYLGRHRGVLTLAALAFAVVGLAQLGGPWLMGRTVDAVLDDSGGSGPSTIARYAVGIAVAGLLVGLATWAAESLLARAVQPALAALREDVVDRALHLDHGVVEDAGVGDVVSRVGDDVRAISRSLELVVPTVVGSAIAVLFTVAGLVALDWRLGLAGLVAGPAYWLSLRWYLPRSGPYYQRERVAQGERAEALVTGFQGAATLRAYGLQDRQVGRIRDASWAAVQITLDVFGLLMRFGARNNRAELVGLLAVLGTGFLLVRSEAATVGEVTAAALFFHRLFNPIGALIFLFDEVQSAGASLTRLVGVVLVPRAAEPAETALEPGPLTVRGLSHSYVADHPVVRDVDLTVAPGERVALVGASGAGKTTLGAVAAGVLDPTRGEVRVSGTPLAEIGRTRLRRCVALVSQEVHDFSATLRDAVLLADPGADDEQVRAALETVLAWGWVAALPDGLDTVVGEHGHALTPTQSQQVALARVALLDPWFVVLDEATAEAGSAGARELETAALAVTEGRGALVIAHRLSQAVVADRVLVMDDGRIVEQGTHEELVAAGGRYADLWSAWSG
- a CDS encoding GNAT family N-acetyltransferase translates to MQISPVDVTSDLALRACFDLERRAVLVGREDMPHWSWPEMAAVWQLPDPGERAVLLDGTEDGRVVAVAVLFMPLLDNTDKCWLGVAVEPADQGRGLGREMLDAVCALAVAEGRTELLAEVKLPFDEVASHRARRFAEAAGFTLSNVEVVRHLRLPVPTRDLEAWAGQAAPRHDGYRLETYLDEVPDDLVPSLCVLLGQLAVDAPTGEAEWEEELITPERYRENQRSLVAAGRRIYETVAIAPDGTVAAQSTISVPPAGGRTDASQWGTFVHREHRGRRLGLAVKAANLRTVQEAHPEMRRIVTQNAETNDHMVSINELMGFEPVEASVELIKRV
- a CDS encoding DNA polymerase IV; the encoded protein is MRNTASVLHLDLDAFFASVEQRDKPSLRGKPVVVGGTGGRGVVATASYEARVFGVRSAMSTREARSRCGHAAFLSGRFHAYREASHQVMTLLRSVSPLVEPLSLDEAFVDLAQADPAELPDLGVASVTTYAERLRERVAEVTGGLTASVGIGTSKFIAKVASELDKPDGLTVVPPGTERDLLRPMSATVIPGVGPATAERLRRAGILTVADIEATGLDDLVGLVGKAHGAGLHSLARARDDRPVVAEREAKSVSSEGTYETDLTDRRLMEGLLTRQAGEVATRLRKHGLAGRTVTIKVRLHDFTTLGRSTTLPEPTDSTAVVARLARRLLTDLDTSGGVRLLGVGVSGLADWIQDDLFGETEDEPEPLDLPEAPSTRRVVYAPGLDVVHDEMGRGWVWGSGRGVVTVRFETAETPPGPVRSFAVDDAALRLWLPDNPVTEEPVAP